The following are from one region of the Thermococcus cleftensis genome:
- a CDS encoding DUF998 domain-containing protein: MEAERVASYIALSLPVLFLVGLAVNVHANPWFSFTDNALSDMGSLKNPNRWLFNGFLMLFATVAMIPSVVAFRNGLSYLMPLAMVFLFLVGVFPEELPYHSPSAVLFYVLALADIAIIGIKLGQKNPINYVWSVLAVLVFFTMLYLIKARVFKGLAIPELIGAFFILSWFVYLGFLLKGLKP, encoded by the coding sequence ATGGAGGCTGAGCGGGTCGCTTCTTATATAGCCCTTTCGCTTCCCGTTCTCTTCCTCGTGGGCTTAGCGGTGAACGTCCACGCCAACCCCTGGTTCTCCTTCACGGACAACGCGCTGAGCGACATGGGTTCCCTTAAAAACCCGAACCGCTGGCTCTTCAACGGCTTCCTCATGCTCTTCGCAACGGTTGCGATGATACCGTCGGTTGTTGCCTTCAGGAACGGTCTCTCTTACCTCATGCCCCTCGCGATGGTCTTTCTCTTCCTCGTCGGCGTCTTCCCGGAGGAGCTACCCTACCACTCCCCTTCGGCTGTCCTCTTCTACGTCCTGGCCTTAGCTGACATAGCGATAATAGGGATAAAGCTCGGGCAGAAGAACCCCATCAACTACGTCTGGAGCGTTTTAGCCGTTCTCGTCTTCTTCACCATGCTCTACCTGATTAAGGCGAGAGTCTTCAAGGGGCTGGCGATTCCGGAGCTCATAGGGGCGTTCTTTATCCTGTCGTGGTTCGTTTACCTCGGTTTCCTCCTCAAAGGTTTGAAACCCTGA
- a CDS encoding adenine nucleotide alpha hydrolase family protein, protein MKAVALLSSGIDSPVAIYLMLRKGFEITPVHFRQSGTKESKVLELCEVLGKYGKLNEPVIVDAYEEQAPVFSKLAEIGKAKWTCLFCKYTMLRKACRVGHEIGASAIVTGDSLGQVASQTLDNLLIISTASDLPILRPLIGLDKEEIVKIAKEIGTFAISIEREEPCPFVPRHPIVRGSLGEFERIKERLVREGAL, encoded by the coding sequence ATGAAGGCAGTTGCCCTACTAAGCTCGGGCATAGACTCGCCGGTGGCGATTTACCTGATGCTCAGGAAAGGCTTTGAGATAACCCCCGTTCACTTCCGGCAGAGCGGTACGAAGGAGTCCAAGGTCCTTGAGCTCTGCGAGGTTCTCGGAAAGTACGGAAAGCTGAATGAGCCGGTTATAGTAGATGCCTACGAGGAACAGGCTCCGGTTTTTTCGAAGCTCGCTGAGATTGGAAAGGCCAAGTGGACGTGCCTCTTCTGTAAATACACGATGCTCAGGAAGGCGTGCAGGGTGGGACACGAAATCGGGGCAAGCGCTATAGTTACGGGCGACTCCCTAGGGCAGGTGGCATCGCAGACCCTCGACAACCTTCTCATCATAAGCACCGCGAGCGACCTGCCTATTTTGAGGCCCCTCATCGGCCTCGACAAGGAGGAGATAGTCAAAATAGCAAAGGAGATAGGGACGTTTGCGATAAGCATCGAGCGGGAGGAGCCGTGCCCCTTCGTGCCGAGGCACCCGATAGTGAGGGGTTCACTCGGTGAGTTTGAGAGGATAAAGGAAAGGCTCGTGAGGGAAGGGGCGCTCTGA
- a CDS encoding acetate--CoA ligase family protein → MKEEALKVIKEVLASGRTALVEYEAKQVLKAYGLPVPEEKLAKTLDEALKYAEEIGYPVAMKLMSPQILHKSDAKVVLLNIKSPEELKEKWEVIHENARKYRPDAEILGVLIAPMLRPGREIIIGVTEDPQFGHALMFGLGGIFVEVLKDVTFRIIPITERDARKMITEIKSYPILAGARGEEPADIDAIVELLLKVSELVNDLDAYIKEMDLNPVFVYEKGKGAVVVDARIIVKEPTEKKEEISSEYRERCA, encoded by the coding sequence ATGAAGGAGGAAGCCCTTAAGGTTATTAAGGAGGTCCTCGCCTCGGGCAGGACCGCCCTCGTCGAGTACGAGGCAAAGCAGGTTCTCAAAGCCTACGGTCTCCCGGTTCCGGAGGAAAAGCTAGCCAAGACACTGGACGAGGCTCTCAAGTACGCCGAGGAAATCGGCTACCCGGTTGCCATGAAACTCATGTCGCCACAGATTCTCCACAAGAGCGACGCCAAGGTCGTCCTTCTCAACATCAAGAGCCCGGAGGAGCTGAAGGAGAAGTGGGAGGTTATCCACGAGAACGCTAGGAAGTACAGGCCCGATGCAGAGATACTCGGCGTTCTCATAGCTCCAATGCTAAGGCCCGGCAGGGAGATAATCATCGGCGTTACCGAGGACCCGCAGTTCGGTCACGCCCTCATGTTCGGCCTCGGTGGAATCTTCGTCGAGGTGCTCAAGGACGTGACCTTCCGCATAATACCCATAACCGAGCGCGACGCCAGGAAGATGATAACCGAGATCAAGAGCTATCCAATCCTCGCCGGGGCGCGCGGTGAGGAGCCGGCCGACATCGATGCAATAGTCGAGCTGCTCCTCAAGGTCAGCGAACTCGTGAACGACCTCGACGCTTACATCAAGGAGATGGACCTCAACCCGGTTTTCGTCTACGAGAAGGGCAAGGGTGCCGTGGTGGTTGACGCCAGGATAATCGTCAAGGAGCCTACCGAGAAGAAAGAGGAGATAAGCAGCGAGTACAGGGAGAGGTGCGCCTGA
- a CDS encoding acetate--CoA ligase family protein: MAEKIVEEMRPFFDPKAVAIIGATNKKGKVGNVIFENFKMNKERGIFKGNIYPVNPKLDEIDGYKVYKTIDELPDDTDLAVISIPAPFVPDTMREIAKKGIKSVIIITGGFGELGEEGKKLEREILEIARENGIRVIGPNCVGVYVPDTGVDTVFLPESKMDRPKSGPIAFVSQSGAFAAAMLDWAAMAGIGIGKMVSYGNKLDVDDADLMDYFIHDDTINVVTFYIEGVKDGRKFMESAKRITRVKPVIALKSGRTEYGAKAASSHTGSLAGADTIYDAVFKQTGIIRAEDFEHMFDLAKAFAALKDKLPKGDRIGIITDGGGAGVMASDAVAKFGLKMAELSEETVKFLRENFPPHAVPGNPTDVVGDTDAERYRIAIEGFVNDPNVDAIVVIVLFQVPLLEEEKIIDILSEYQKKSDKPIVAVAMGGKKTDHYARILEEKGVPVYPTPERGVRAMAGLVKYAEYLRKGV, encoded by the coding sequence ATGGCGGAAAAGATAGTTGAGGAAATGAGGCCCTTCTTCGACCCGAAGGCGGTCGCTATCATCGGTGCAACCAACAAGAAGGGTAAGGTTGGAAACGTCATATTCGAGAACTTCAAGATGAACAAGGAGCGCGGAATCTTCAAGGGCAACATCTACCCGGTGAACCCGAAGCTCGATGAGATTGATGGATACAAGGTCTACAAGACCATTGATGAGCTTCCCGATGACACAGATCTGGCGGTTATCTCAATTCCGGCCCCGTTCGTTCCAGATACAATGAGAGAGATAGCAAAGAAGGGGATAAAGTCCGTCATCATCATCACAGGCGGCTTCGGTGAGCTCGGCGAGGAAGGTAAGAAGCTGGAGCGCGAGATTCTTGAGATAGCCAGGGAGAACGGAATAAGGGTCATCGGCCCGAACTGCGTTGGCGTTTACGTTCCAGACACCGGCGTTGACACGGTCTTCCTGCCGGAGAGCAAGATGGACAGGCCGAAGAGCGGGCCCATCGCTTTCGTCAGCCAGAGCGGTGCCTTCGCCGCTGCGATGCTCGACTGGGCCGCGATGGCGGGTATAGGCATAGGCAAGATGGTCAGCTACGGGAACAAGCTCGACGTCGATGATGCGGACCTGATGGACTACTTCATTCACGACGATACCATAAACGTCGTTACCTTCTACATCGAGGGAGTCAAGGACGGCAGGAAGTTCATGGAGAGCGCCAAGAGGATAACCAGGGTTAAGCCCGTCATAGCTCTCAAGAGCGGAAGGACCGAGTACGGGGCCAAGGCCGCCTCTTCCCACACCGGTTCACTCGCCGGAGCGGACACGATTTACGATGCGGTCTTCAAGCAGACCGGAATAATCCGTGCCGAGGACTTCGAGCACATGTTCGACCTGGCGAAGGCCTTTGCCGCGCTCAAGGACAAGCTCCCGAAGGGCGACAGGATAGGAATAATCACCGACGGCGGTGGAGCCGGCGTTATGGCCAGCGATGCCGTTGCCAAGTTCGGCCTCAAGATGGCCGAGCTGAGCGAGGAGACGGTAAAGTTCCTGAGGGAGAACTTCCCGCCGCACGCGGTTCCGGGCAACCCCACCGACGTGGTTGGGGACACCGACGCGGAGCGCTACAGGATAGCCATCGAGGGCTTCGTGAACGACCCGAACGTCGATGCAATAGTGGTAATCGTCCTGTTCCAGGTTCCGCTCCTCGAGGAGGAGAAGATAATCGACATTCTCTCCGAGTACCAGAAGAAGAGCGACAAGCCCATCGTTGCCGTTGCCATGGGTGGTAAGAAGACCGATCACTACGCCAGAATCCTTGAGGAGAAGGGAGTTCCCGTTTATCCGACCCCCGAGAGGGGAGTCAGGGCCATGGCGGGCCTTGTCAAGTACGCCGAATACCTTAGGAAGGGGGTTTGA
- a CDS encoding sugar phosphate isomerase/epimerase family protein: MIGLSMTAYREKTLKGFDEWLEQVEALGFDFVELVSEWPHYLTKETLPTFKEAFSAHRLKVTLHAPFSDLNLASFNERIREASLGIIRETLVLAAELDALVVTIHPGHCSPVSVRNRRKYLEIHRESLRRIARWGEEYGVRIGVENMPRFPILDAQTCERLAEVIGDVEIGITFDVGHLNTTTGNFSGFLERFGTRIIHLHLHDNSGKSDEHLAPGEGTVPWETLVPRLPDTTWALEVGNLQSARKGLEFLKNLH, encoded by the coding sequence ATGATCGGCCTTTCGATGACCGCTTACCGGGAGAAAACGCTGAAGGGTTTCGACGAGTGGCTGGAACAGGTTGAGGCCCTTGGCTTCGACTTCGTCGAGCTCGTAAGCGAGTGGCCACATTACCTAACGAAAGAGACCCTCCCCACCTTCAAGGAGGCCTTCTCAGCCCACAGGTTAAAGGTTACCCTCCACGCTCCTTTCAGCGACCTCAACCTCGCCTCCTTCAACGAAAGGATACGAGAGGCCTCGCTCGGCATAATCCGTGAAACCTTAGTGCTGGCGGCTGAGCTTGACGCCCTCGTCGTTACAATCCACCCCGGCCACTGCTCGCCGGTGAGCGTGAGGAACAGGAGGAAGTACCTGGAGATACACAGGGAGTCCCTGCGGAGAATAGCGAGGTGGGGGGAGGAATACGGGGTCAGGATCGGCGTTGAAAACATGCCGCGCTTTCCAATTCTCGATGCACAGACGTGCGAGAGGCTGGCGGAGGTCATCGGGGACGTTGAAATCGGGATCACCTTCGACGTTGGCCACCTAAACACGACAACCGGCAACTTCTCCGGCTTCCTCGAAAGGTTCGGCACCAGGATAATCCACCTGCACCTCCACGACAACTCCGGAAAGAGCGACGAGCACCTAGCACCTGGAGAAGGAACGGTACCCTGGGAGACCCTGGTTCCGAGACTTCCAGACACCACCTGGGCCCTCGAAGTAGGGAACCTGCAATCCGCCAGAAAAGGCCTCGAATTCCTGAAAAACCTGCATTGA